A stretch of Kyrpidia spormannii DNA encodes these proteins:
- a CDS encoding anthranilate synthase component I family protein has product MSVVERLQVVVSTRRHTVPRRAGADAFALFRVIAGEIGAERAFLLDSVSDPRAQHRLAVVAADPVLELRFKGEGIAVSGDESVTATVRARLDQERLVKDGQMVAGPAEVLAAVSDVFAPAEDLPAFAGGFLGYVAYDAIRYFERLPHTTVDDRRLDDIRLRVFRTVIHVTDDQFEVYAHRFGEERDDLDRALKWISGIEDLPDLSGDVEPAIEVYHDVTEEEFVHRVEKAKKYIADGDIFQIVPSMRLRVRSKSDPLVVYDRLRRVNPSPFMFYGDYGDFRIFGASPEVQLRVQGGVAQMRPIAGTSKGKGMTDAENRRLVEDLLGDEKERAEHLMLVDLCRNDLGRVCRPGTVVVEQLMVVEEYSHVFHIVSHVNGELRPDVKPLHAILATFPAGTLSGTPKVRAMEIIDELESFDRGPYGGAVGFIDWKGNVNLAIMIRSVVHIEDVFYLQAGAGIVADSVPEMEWRECGHKLAALHQALFPA; this is encoded by the coding sequence GTGAGCGTGGTGGAGCGCTTGCAGGTCGTGGTATCCACCCGGCGCCACACGGTGCCCCGCCGGGCCGGTGCGGACGCTTTTGCACTCTTTCGGGTGATCGCGGGAGAGATCGGGGCCGAGCGAGCTTTTCTCCTGGACTCGGTGTCAGACCCCCGGGCTCAGCACCGGCTGGCTGTGGTGGCAGCGGACCCCGTGTTGGAGCTGAGGTTCAAAGGTGAGGGTATCGCAGTTTCTGGAGATGAGTCGGTGACCGCCACGGTGCGGGCGCGGCTGGACCAGGAGCGGTTGGTGAAAGACGGTCAGATGGTCGCGGGCCCGGCGGAGGTTTTGGCGGCGGTTTCGGATGTGTTTGCGCCAGCCGAGGATCTGCCTGCTTTTGCGGGCGGGTTTCTCGGATACGTGGCCTACGATGCGATTCGATATTTTGAGCGGCTACCCCACACCACGGTGGATGACCGGCGTCTGGATGACATCCGTCTACGGGTTTTCCGAACGGTCATTCATGTCACGGATGACCAGTTCGAGGTCTACGCCCATCGCTTTGGGGAGGAACGCGACGATCTCGATCGGGCTTTGAAGTGGATATCCGGGATTGAGGATCTGCCAGATCTGTCTGGGGATGTGGAGCCGGCGATTGAGGTGTACCACGACGTCACTGAAGAGGAATTTGTACACCGGGTAGAAAAGGCCAAAAAGTATATTGCCGATGGGGATATTTTTCAAATCGTACCCTCCATGCGCCTGCGGGTCAGGAGTAAGTCGGATCCCTTGGTGGTGTACGACCGGCTGCGCCGGGTGAATCCTTCACCTTTTATGTTTTACGGCGACTATGGGGACTTTCGCATCTTCGGAGCCAGCCCGGAGGTCCAGCTCCGGGTCCAGGGAGGCGTGGCCCAGATGCGCCCCATCGCGGGGACATCAAAGGGAAAGGGGATGACCGACGCGGAGAATCGCCGGCTGGTGGAAGATTTGCTCGGGGATGAGAAAGAACGGGCCGAGCACCTGATGTTGGTGGACCTCTGCCGAAATGACCTGGGGAGGGTGTGCCGGCCGGGGACCGTGGTCGTGGAACAACTGATGGTGGTGGAAGAATACTCCCACGTCTTTCACATCGTTTCTCATGTCAACGGCGAATTGCGGCCGGACGTCAAGCCCCTTCATGCGATTCTGGCCACGTTTCCGGCGGGCACCCTGAGCGGTACACCAAAGGTCAGAGCCATGGAGATTATCGACGAGTTGGAGTCTTTTGACCGAGGCCCCTACGGCGGGGCGGTGGGGTTTATCGATTGGAAAGGCAATGTGAATCTGGCCATTATGATCCGAAGCGTCGTACACATCGAGGACGTGTTTTATCTGCAAGCGGGGGCGGGTATCGTAGCGGATTCCGTGCCGGAGATGGAGTGGCGAGAGTGCGGGCACAAGCTGGCAGCCCTGCACCAGGCGCTGTTTCCAGCCTGA
- the spoVAD gene encoding stage V sporulation protein AD — protein sequence MGRVGHQTYVFERQIGIRTTGVVVGQKEAEGPLAKYFDRLHDDMRMGQKTWEKAERTLLKEAMDLAMRKAQLEKEDIPLYIGGDLMDQITTTNFAASSLGSMYLGIYSACGTTVEGLALSAMMMESGAVDRVMTGAVSHTYAAEKLYRFPNEYGVQKPPYAQRTVTGAGVALLEPGTGPRVEAATFGRVVDSGLKDPFDMGSAEAPAAVATIVAHLQDLGRSLDDYGLILTGDLARVGLTFAKQLLEGQGVTPTERVEDCGVMIYREDQGAFAGGSGAGCSAVVMYGWAVNQMRQGRYRRVLLCGTGALHSPTSVKQGDSIPGICHAVSLVMDGDR from the coding sequence ATGGGACGGGTAGGCCATCAAACCTATGTCTTCGAACGGCAGATAGGCATTCGTACCACCGGGGTGGTGGTGGGACAAAAAGAGGCGGAGGGGCCTTTAGCGAAGTATTTTGACCGGCTCCACGACGATATGCGCATGGGGCAGAAGACTTGGGAAAAAGCGGAACGGACGCTGCTCAAGGAAGCGATGGATCTGGCCATGCGCAAAGCGCAGTTGGAGAAAGAAGACATTCCTCTGTACATCGGCGGGGACCTGATGGATCAGATCACCACCACGAATTTTGCGGCGAGTTCCCTCGGCTCGATGTATTTGGGCATTTACAGCGCCTGTGGCACGACGGTGGAAGGGTTGGCCCTGTCGGCGATGATGATGGAGAGCGGCGCGGTGGACCGGGTGATGACCGGAGCAGTGAGTCACACATATGCGGCGGAAAAATTGTATCGATTTCCCAATGAGTATGGGGTTCAAAAACCTCCCTACGCCCAGCGGACCGTCACCGGAGCGGGTGTGGCCTTGTTAGAACCCGGGACGGGCCCCCGGGTGGAGGCGGCCACCTTCGGCAGGGTGGTGGATTCGGGACTGAAGGATCCTTTCGACATGGGCAGCGCCGAGGCCCCGGCAGCGGTGGCGACCATTGTGGCTCATTTGCAGGATCTCGGTCGGAGTCTCGACGATTACGGTCTCATTCTCACCGGGGATCTAGCCCGGGTTGGGCTCACCTTTGCCAAGCAGCTTCTGGAAGGCCAAGGGGTTACGCCAACCGAACGGGTTGAAGATTGCGGGGTGATGATCTACCGGGAAGACCAGGGGGCATTCGCCGGGGGCAGTGGAGCCGGGTGCTCGGCTGTGGTGATGTACGGGTGGGCGGTCAATCAGATGCGTCAGGGTCGCTATCGGAGGGTGCTCTTATGCGGGACCGGTGCGCTTCATTCTCCGACCAGCGTTAAACAAGGGGACAGCATTCCGGGGATCTGTCACGCGGTGAGTTTAGTCATGGATGGAGATAGGTGA
- a CDS encoding anthranilate synthase component II yields MVLMIDNYDSFTYNLVQYIEILGMPVSVLRNDVISAEELDPDAYSHVVISPGPGTPRDAGVSMAVIERFAGRVPVLGVCLGHQAIAEVFGGRVVHARRPMHGKTSMILHDGSFLFSRLPNPFRATRYHSLIVDETTLPSELRVTARSEEGEIMAICHRDLPVYGVQFHPESILTDGGMKILADFLGVADAEPVLLSAGGGVR; encoded by the coding sequence TTGGTTTTGATGATCGATAACTATGATTCTTTCACGTACAACCTCGTCCAGTATATTGAGATTCTGGGAATGCCAGTAAGTGTCCTTCGGAACGATGTGATCTCTGCCGAAGAGCTGGATCCTGACGCCTACAGTCACGTCGTGATTTCGCCAGGACCCGGAACGCCCCGGGATGCAGGGGTTTCGATGGCGGTGATCGAACGATTTGCCGGCCGGGTGCCGGTGCTCGGAGTGTGTCTTGGACACCAGGCCATTGCCGAGGTGTTCGGAGGGCGCGTGGTTCACGCCAGGCGGCCGATGCACGGAAAAACCTCGATGATTCTCCACGATGGTTCCTTTCTTTTCTCGCGTCTCCCCAATCCCTTTCGCGCCACTCGGTATCATTCACTGATTGTTGATGAAACCACCCTACCTTCGGAGCTTCGAGTGACAGCTCGTAGTGAGGAAGGCGAAATCATGGCCATCTGTCACCGGGACTTGCCCGTGTACGGGGTCCAGTTTCATCCCGAATCGATCCTGACCGATGGCGGGATGAAGATCCTGGCGGATTTTCTCGGTGTGGCCGACGCGGAACCGGTCCTTTTGTCGGCGGGGGGTGGTGTGCGGTGA
- a CDS encoding 3D domain-containing protein yields the protein MSPSVWLVLAASLSFGMQSVGTGAFGPSLYHAFSVKSDGGDGVSGLASRSLSPTEAGATVTVHRGDEGSKAQPAPAPGESAAPAPQNTTQGNGRPAEVSAPPAKALEPAPVKKEVRQTAPKPAATAVKPVVKPVNRQPVQRQAQAPSQVAVRTMTATVYGPGNSGPYGDVDAFGQPLRVGVVAVDPRVIPLGSRVLIKGFHAPGISPDGFYAVASDMGGAIKGNRIDVFLPLDQQQLLDIGMQQVTVQVLGK from the coding sequence GTGAGCCCTTCCGTATGGTTGGTGCTGGCGGCATCGTTGTCGTTCGGCATGCAGTCGGTGGGAACAGGGGCGTTCGGTCCCTCCCTGTATCACGCTTTCTCGGTCAAATCTGATGGCGGTGACGGTGTCTCCGGATTGGCGAGTCGCTCCCTTTCGCCGACCGAGGCCGGGGCAACCGTGACCGTGCATCGCGGAGATGAGGGATCCAAGGCACAGCCGGCCCCGGCGCCGGGTGAATCGGCTGCTCCCGCTCCGCAAAACACTACCCAGGGCAACGGGCGGCCTGCGGAGGTCTCCGCACCGCCCGCCAAGGCTCTCGAGCCGGCTCCCGTGAAGAAGGAAGTCCGGCAGACGGCACCAAAACCTGCGGCGACGGCGGTGAAGCCAGTCGTGAAACCCGTGAACCGACAGCCGGTTCAGCGGCAGGCTCAAGCGCCTTCCCAGGTGGCGGTCAGGACCATGACCGCCACGGTGTATGGGCCGGGGAACTCCGGCCCATATGGGGATGTGGATGCCTTTGGCCAGCCTCTGCGGGTAGGCGTTGTGGCCGTGGATCCGAGGGTGATTCCACTGGGATCCCGGGTGCTGATCAAAGGTTTTCACGCTCCGGGGATCTCGCCGGACGGTTTTTACGCCGTGGCCTCGGACATGGGAGGGGCCATCAAGGGCAATCGCATCGACGTGTTCTTGCCGCTGGATCAGCAACAACTGCTCGACATCGGGATGCAACAGGTGACTGTGCAAGTCTTGGGGAAGTAA
- the spoVAC gene encoding stage V sporulation protein AC — protein MRPKDAKTTPTQRAYAERVMKIRKPVPLVKNCIRAFFVGGVLCLLGQLIQTGWMRWFGVDKEMAAGPTVATLIALSILATGLGVYDRFAQWAGAGSAVPVTGFANSMASAAIEHRSEGLVLGTAAQMFKLAGPILAFGVTAAFFVALVKALWVAGS, from the coding sequence GTGAGGCCAAAAGACGCGAAGACCACTCCGACCCAGCGGGCCTATGCGGAACGTGTGATGAAGATTCGGAAACCCGTCCCGCTGGTGAAAAACTGCATCCGCGCATTTTTCGTCGGCGGGGTTCTTTGCCTGCTCGGGCAGCTGATTCAGACGGGATGGATGCGGTGGTTTGGCGTGGACAAAGAGATGGCGGCGGGTCCCACGGTGGCCACGTTGATCGCTCTCTCAATCTTGGCCACGGGGTTGGGTGTCTATGACCGCTTCGCCCAGTGGGCCGGTGCGGGGTCGGCGGTTCCGGTGACGGGGTTTGCCAATTCAATGGCCAGCGCGGCGATTGAACACCGGTCCGAAGGCTTGGTCCTGGGGACGGCGGCGCAGATGTTTAAATTGGCCGGGCCAATTCTCGCCTTCGGGGTGACTGCAGCTTTTTTCGTTGCCTTGGTCAAAGCACTGTGGGTCGCCGGTTCGTGA
- a CDS encoding DUF421 domain-containing protein — translation MDGAVSAFLRSIVIFFILLLFTKILGKREISQLSFIDFVSAITMGDIAANLSYNLEGEMGKGFSSLMVWVFLPFLLSYMALHFKWVRRFLNGNPVVVIRQGKVMEDNLRKVRYSIDDLMQQLRQRNVFHVADVEFAVLEASGQLTVLKKADLEQPTRRDLSVPAELRNEPHVVIEDGHINHEALTKANLDPGWLLAELERKGVLLSNVFLGQVDSQGNLYVDLYDDNLPVPASTHRQATFALLKQAQANLEMFALQSEKMASKGQYEQLAKDLDHVVRGIEPFLRGGGVG, via the coding sequence GCAAACGGGAGATTTCCCAATTGTCCTTCATCGACTTTGTCTCGGCCATCACCATGGGCGACATTGCCGCCAACCTGTCCTATAATTTGGAAGGAGAAATGGGGAAGGGATTCTCCAGCCTGATGGTCTGGGTGTTTCTCCCGTTTCTCCTGTCGTATATGGCGTTGCATTTTAAATGGGTGAGGCGCTTTCTGAATGGCAATCCGGTGGTGGTGATCCGCCAGGGGAAGGTGATGGAGGATAACCTGCGAAAGGTGAGGTATTCCATTGATGATTTGATGCAACAACTGCGCCAGCGCAACGTGTTTCACGTGGCCGACGTGGAGTTTGCGGTGCTCGAGGCAAGCGGACAGCTGACTGTGCTAAAAAAGGCGGACTTGGAACAGCCGACCCGCCGGGATTTGTCGGTTCCGGCCGAGTTGCGCAATGAACCTCACGTGGTGATCGAGGACGGCCACATCAATCACGAGGCCCTCACCAAGGCAAATTTGGATCCCGGGTGGCTCTTGGCGGAGCTGGAGCGAAAGGGGGTCCTCTTATCCAATGTGTTCCTCGGGCAGGTGGATTCCCAAGGGAATCTGTATGTCGATCTCTATGACGATAACCTGCCAGTTCCGGCGTCAACCCATCGCCAGGCAACGTTCGCGCTACTGAAACAGGCTCAGGCGAATCTTGAGATGTTCGCCCTTCAGAGCGAAAAAATGGCTTCTAAAGGGCAATATGAGCAGTTGGCTAAAGATCTGGACCACGTGGTTCGGGGAATTGAGCCGTTTTTGCGGGGAGGCGGGGTAGGGTGA
- a CDS encoding Fur family transcriptional regulator, translating into MRSYDEAVGLLKGRGVRITPQRTAILQYLLSHRTHPTADEIYRAIQPSYPNVSVATVYNNLRAFQEAGLVRELTAGDHASRFDVNMVPHHHAVCDRCGKIVDFYHPQLDGLAEAMEEELGFAVTEQRIEVHGLCRECRQRPS; encoded by the coding sequence ATGCGGTCCTACGATGAAGCGGTGGGTCTGTTGAAAGGGCGCGGTGTTCGCATCACCCCGCAACGGACGGCCATCCTCCAATACCTGTTGTCTCATCGAACGCATCCTACGGCAGATGAGATTTATCGGGCCATTCAACCGTCCTATCCCAATGTGAGCGTGGCGACGGTGTATAACAATCTGCGGGCGTTTCAGGAGGCGGGCTTGGTTCGGGAACTGACGGCCGGAGATCACGCAAGCCGCTTTGATGTCAATATGGTCCCGCACCATCATGCGGTGTGTGACCGTTGCGGCAAGATCGTCGATTTTTATCACCCGCAATTGGACGGGCTGGCCGAGGCGATGGAAGAGGAACTGGGCTTCGCGGTGACGGAACAGCGGATCGAGGTTCACGGTCTCTGCCGGGAATGCCGTCAGCGGCCTTCTTGA